taaaaagtACCCCACTACCCCACACATCccactatctatattaaaaaaatacctcaaTACTAACTACctttcaattaaataagaagTCAATTATAATGAATTAAACTCCGTGCCGGTCAAACggtttcaagtattccgggacggagggagtatttgctaaaacaaaaataaataaaagcatgttcaagctgaggttgttttttcgcatatcagatatgtgtggtaacatacatatcaactaaaagacaaatagataaaagacaaaaaaggaagtaccattcatgttaaaaaaagtatcattctgtaaaaaattctataaaaaaaagtacaatttttgtttaaataagtaccatttaatttcttttttgtccttttgcctattttgtcttttgttctgatatgtatttgcccatctatatattatactaaaagagaggaaatcaatgtggtgatgacaaatgtcactcattgattggcctctcttttagaaataaaaaaattataaaaattaaaacattctatagttattttgttaactttcatCTCATAAGaatatttgattctattttcctttaaaaaaaaaaatcactctATACATGGGAAATATTGtgtaaattatattttctatactttcataacaaatataaccaatttaagattatctttttataaaaGGAAACATTACTATTGTATAGACATTTAGGCAACGATATAAAATCTCGATTTAGGTAGTACATCatataaataaagaaatacgGAAACTCATTCGTTAAAATgtatactaatttatttataatatattcAGTATCGATTAGAAAATTCTTATTTTAACACAATTAAATGACACATAAAAATATGATCAATTAGTACAAAAGATGTATTTATTTCATCAAAATAAACCAACACATACTTAATCATTCCTATAATAGTATATCAAGCTAGCTAAATAAggtaaaacaaaattgaattgaaatatatAGCTAAGTCtaaaaaataacttaaatttttaaaatatatattaccaTTTTACTTAGGCATGTACTATGTATCTACTAATGTTTTAATTTCTAGCACCATTAAAAATTCGTGAACTTTTTATCTTACAAAAGTATGTactcttgatttattaatttaataaccaTTTCCTAATTATATACTACGAACGTTTTATAGACAAATTTATCAAAAGTTGGTGGAAAAATTTGCACAAGGAAGTGTCACGTGTCACTCATGGtgtttgttttagtataatgtaataaacATTATACTACGAATAATTAATCCATTATATGGAGTACGTAgtagtatttttataaaaatttaagagTAGTCTATTGAtttgtacttacataattaaaatacaaataaataagagAATCAACCAAGTCTGAATAAGATTATAAGAGTGtataaaaaaattactatagtactctataatatttaaacaactaaattcgataaaTATAACCGCcaattattttactattttaatGTAGTATATTTAGAAACTAATTTCAATAATTATCACCGTCGTTGATAGTAATTACGTAACTTTCTTAAACATGAGTAAAAACTTGCGTAATCTAATCTATCTACTACTCTATTGcgcaataattaatataattcatatatattttttctaaaatcttctaattacttatggtaataatCGATCATACTACGAACTACgtacttatttatttatgtcaataaatttcttaatttaaatatatatatatctatatactccctctgtttttaaatattagtcatcttttgactttttcacccgtttcaactcaatatttaaacgtaaatatctccaaatacgtatgttaaaaaagtataaaattttgatattgtaCTAACCAAACATTgagaagaacaaaataaaatatcatataaatatgttttgaaatacgTATTGGAAATAAATTAGAAGATTTTCTTCGATTGTGAATAGTTAAAAGATTACAGATAtgactaatattcgagaacgGAAGGAGTACTCCATATATTATAATAAAAGAGAAGTAAATCGACGTGGTGGTGAAAATGTCACTCTCTAATTTTCCTCTCTTATAACGTGAATAGCCGAATATCatgttttgtttagaaattgtgTCATACTACGTATAATGGATGTGAATAATGTATAATGAACGTTTACCTTTGATCGTTTACTATTTGTAATCCAAAGAAATTTTTTTGCATGAAATTTATGATAACCGATCGACATAGAAAATCTTATTATAGTTGAACATGTACTAtcaattaaattattataatactatcaactttttaagaaTTTGTGTCATATAATAATCAGGATATGCATAACAAACGATAACTCTTGATTTAATATATTTGACAAGGTTGTTTCAAACATTTTATAATCCCGATGTTGACTAACAAAATGAGATCCCTAGCCACATACTTTTTCATGACGGGCCCTGACCTatacttaatcttaaatatcaaaaacaaaatttgCCACATTCTCATTATCGTAATACTTTTATACGAAGCACGGATCATAATTTATCCGCTCATATTATTGAACTCTTAAGGgcatattgattataattaacTAATCGTAATCAATTATTTCCAAAATCATAAGACTTAGATGATTAACTTtacttattattaatatgtttgcaataaaaaatatattttatatctTAATGTAAATGATTGCAATGTCACATTAAAATTTTgtgcaaaattaaatttttatatgtAAATGGTGCATCCCAATTGATGATGGCGCGAGTTTCAATTTTAGATTGGGCTGACTAAAAAGATAAACGTAGATGATTGCCTAATGTTGACCCAATGCTGACTAACAAATAGAGATTTGTTGTTGGCAGACgggtataaggataacatgtacACACTTTACTGATGGGGCGAGTTTGAATTGATTTGACTTGGGAACACTCACCCAATCTTAATTATTTATGtcacttttaaatatatttgttttatcaatattatagctaataCAATCAATTAAAATACTTTGTAATAAACTAATGTCAATACATTTAAAGTTAGTTGGAAGAAAAAGTTGATTGTTTATCGAATATAGGGATGTCAGATTGTTAGTGGGACGAATCTTTTGGAAGATCCCCCCGTAGATCCTCTCCAAGTGGGCAGGGATGGAGGAGAATTTGGTGGGTGGTGGGGGGTAAAAATGTATACGGCGTGGTTGACGGggcaaaaataaattttaaaattggaCCCGCCTGCGTCTCTAATCTTTCAtttaattgattatgaatatattaaataaaatttactactaacttatatattatatgtttttttatttactcaatgtaaTTACTCTAATTAGACAAATAAATTGTCAAATAATCTAGAATAGAGttgtaaaattcaaaactccttTACCAAAGTTTAGTCTAGGTGtgggtttgaggcgggtgtAGATACACGCGAGGGGGGTGATGAAGaggggatgaattttattttaatttgtacCTCTCGAGACGGGGATTGAGAGGGGTGGGTATCGTTCCATCGTGGATGGAAAATGATGGGTATGAGAACTTTAGGGGGGCACGAGTGTGCAGGCCCCGCTTCTCCTAAAAGTCATCTTTAACTTAGTAAAGTAAATGGTGTAGGTAGTTGTTAAGAGATCAGGTAATGAAGTTGATTGGGATATTTTGTGAGTATTAAGTGCGCATTACTATCGAAGTAAAGAGTGATGAGATAACTTATGATTGACACaagtggtgaatgagaatgaaaataattttatctgtGTACTCTAATTTGTTTTAGTTGGTTTGATAAATGAGCAATGACAAACTTATCAGTaactaattttaatttggaaaatatatataatctCTATTTTGTTATAATTTCCTAACATATTTCATACAAATTTATGTATAGATTAtaaaaaccgtgcatcgcacgggtactatactagtacaTATCTAATATGCGCAAAGACTTCCTCTGTTCAAGCTCGTGCAACAAGCATATTGTTCAAGTTAATTGGCTTGAGATTAATTTTGGTGCCGTATCTCGGGACAGTCCCAATTGTTAATTTTGATGTTCGAAGAAGAACGACTTTGACATTGTTAAAATCTAATGTATAAATGCAGCAAGATAATAGGCGCACGATATTTTCGAGCGAATGGAGAATTTACAGAAGATGACATAGTATCACCTCGAGACACAGACGGGCATGGAACACATTGTGCCTCCATAGCCGCAGGAGAAGCAGTGAAGAAGGCAAGTTTACTAGGACTAGGCCATGGAACTGCTAGAGGTGGTGTACCATCAGCTAGAATTGCAGTTTACAAAATATGTTGGGCAGATGAAAATTGCTGGGGAGCTGATATCTTGGCAGCATTTGATGCGGCTATATCTGATGGTGTCGACATCATATCTCTTTCTGTTGGAGGCGATGCTTTACCATTCTTTCAGGATGCAACTGCTATTGGAGCCTTTTATGCAATGAAATAtggaattttgacctccagtgCAGCTGGAAATGAAGGTCCAGGCCTTTATACAGTTGGAAACTATGCGCCGTGGTTACTCTCGGTTGGAGCTAGTACTATGGACCGTAAATTTACTACACAACTGCAACTTGGTAATGGCATGTCTCTTGAGGTTAGTCAATCATTTTTTTGGTTAGCTTCTTTATCAAGTTTATTTTtcaaattgtaccattaacgacggaaaatttCGTCGTTGCGAACCCGCCATAAAAGAAATGAATAATCTCGTCGTTAATCTGtcataaaagacatttacgacggttgtacccgtctttgtttgattgttagcCCCGTCACGAATTAACACTTTTACGAcgagatttttgacccgtcgttattagttTGTTAttgaaaatacaaatttttgtagggTTCGTTGAATCAAAattacatgaatggtacttaCTTCCTTCGTTGTGAATTAGTTTCGAGGCATAAGGgcaataattattataaatgggGGAGGGGGTTAAAACTTAAATGGACAAAAatccaagattagttttatactctatcacacCCCTCACATGAAAGTTCTTAGGGTTTGAAGTGTGGATGATGCCTCTCAATATTCAGCGCtaaatattccactttgaaagAAGGAGTTGATGAGATTTGAACATGTGATATTTGTGTCACGCTGGCTCGGATATCATGCATGTCAAATGACCAACTGAGTCAAAAGCTTAAGCAGATGGTCAAAGATTCAATATTGATTTTATACTCTACAATGAAGGATTAATGTTGTACAACAATAGTAGTGACTTCTAAAAAATAGAAGTTAAGTACTAATAATTGAATGTTTCCTTGATGCAGGGAGTTTCACTTAATACATTTGATGATAAGAGTTTCCCCCTAATATATGGAGGCGATGCCGCAAACACATCATCTGAAAATTCATCATATGCCCGGTAAATGATTAATTACAAAACATGCGGATGCAATTTTGCAGGTTTTGATCGAACAAGTAATCAACAAAATTGACTAATTAACTAATCACGTGTCACAAAATTGCAGGTATTGCTATCCAGATTCATTAGATAGAACATTGGTAAAAGACAAGATTGTGTTATGTGATTATTTTAGAGATGGGGAGGAGCCCTTTCTTGCTGGTGCAGCTGGGATGATAATACATGATATTTTACCCCTAGATGACCCGTCTTCCTTCCCTCTCCCTGCATCTGATCTTCGTGTTGATGATGCTGAACGTGTTCTCTCCTATACTAGAAACTTAGCAAGGTATGAACTCGATCGGATTATATATAATCTAGCCAAATTAATTACTTGATGTAACATATTAATTTCTCATTTATATATGTAGTACGCCAATTGGAACAATCAAAAGAAGCGTTCAAGTAAAGGATACATCAGCCCCTAAAACAGTCTCATTTTCTTCAAGGGGTCCTAGTCTATTCTCTCCAGGAATCCTTAAAGTAAGACTAATTACtgtgtttaattaatttgtaccTTCAATTCATACGTCGTATATTATAAATACAAAATTAAAGGCATGCCAAAATTGTAATTTCTTAGCCAGATTTGACTGCACCTGGAGTAAACATACTGGCGGCATATTCACCGATTGCACCTGTTTCCAGTGTTAAGAGTGATCAAAGGTCCGTCCCATATAATATGGTGTCTGGAACTTCCATGGCGTGCCCACATGCCACAGCAGTAGCTGCTTATGTTAAATCATTTCACCCTACTTGGTCCGAAGCTGCTATCAAATCTGCTCTCATGACCACTGGTATactctactccctccgtttcataatATCCTTCTTATTTGAGAAAAATACAGGTATTATAGAAAAAACAAGTGTGTGGGGAAAAGTAATTATTAGGATATACTTATTGGGAAGAAGAGAAATTAAATTGTTtcttttatgaaaataaaagaGTGGATGTGGGGATGATCGCGTTGTACGTTGTTGTATCGGGAAGGGGAAAATTAAATTGacgtttaataaaaaaaaaagtaaaacacaAAATGAATTTGGGAATCATTGGTGCATACCTGTCAAACAGGTCAGTCAGATCGGGTTATAATAAATCACTTTTGGGTTCAGGTTAGTTTAAGTCGGTCACTTTTGGGCTCGGGTTAGTTTGAGTCGGTCACTTTTgagttcggataaaatcgggttacatGTCACATAATTTTGTTAAAAATATagtattttcgggtcgaatTGATTTATAAAAGGTCTAATTGGGTGGGAAAGTACATGGCTTAAAATAGAAACAGAAACaacattttgatttttgattgtcCCGATTAGGAAAACAAGAATCATATGATACAGTACGTATACATGAGAATTGTATCATTATAACTAATACTTTCAATCTTAATTCAACAGCCATACCAATGAGTAGTGCTAAAAACGACGAAGCTGAATTAGCCTATGGTTCAGGCCATATCAATCCATTAAAGGCTAAAGACCCTGGACTTGTGTACGACATTGACGTAGGCGACTACGTGAAATTCTTGTGCAGTCAAGGCTATGATGAGATTACAATCGGATACATCACAGGAGAAACTAGTTGTTGCCAAGGAAATGGTACAAATTGGGATCTTAATTACCCTTCTATTGCACTCCCTACAAGTTTAGGCCCCTTCGAAACCGTGTTTACCAGGACAGTAACAAATGTTGGTTCACCATACTCAACTTACAAAGCTATAGTAACAATGCCTAAAGATCAGGCAATTGTAATCAAAGTGCACCCATCAGTTTTGTCATTTAAATATGTAGGGCAGAAATTGTCCTACACTGTGAGAGTTTATGGGACTATTGGTAGGAGAGCTTTGATGTCTGCTTCTTTGGTGTGGGATGATGGTCAACATCAAGTTAGAAGCCCTATTGTTGTGTTCAATTTGTCTTAACATGGAAAAGAtttttgaattctattcatgtacaAATTATTTATGGAAGAGTCCTTGAATTACATTATTTTTTTATGTAAACAAAAAGTTCATGTGAAATATTGGATATTTGGACTCCTTTCTTTTTGTTGTGTTTGAAATGAGGGAATTCTGATTAGATGTGTAAAATAGTTTAGTGTGTAGGAAAGAATactgtaaaatccgaaaatgtGAATATAATGTGGGCcgaatatttaatttatgtaaGGCTGTGACGTGTTATAAAAcactgtcttagaagcaaaattcgccTCGACTATGGTGCAATCGTAATAGGCGTTGCCCCCCAAGATTTTACACAGCAATTCGTTTTAACGTGCACTTGAATAAAACGAACTAGGAACTCATAATATGCTCAGAATAAAACAGAGAAGAGATGAAGAGGAGAATTGTATTTCGGTGTATCTCAACTGATTCCCAAAGTTGATTTATATAGGAATCAAAACTCGTAACCGAAAATCAGAATTTATTATTGAAATAAAAACAAAGGATCAGAATTCAAATGGGACATTTAAAACACTTGTAACCGAAAATCTGAAGTGTAATTCGTAATTAAAACGGAAGCGAGAATCAAGGAACCGTGTCCGTAATAAATGCGACCGTTACGTTTTTAATTGAAGAATGTGGAGTGAGCTACGTAACTGAACGGTCTCATAATTACTGGACCGTCAGTTACGACTTGGCCCAAAAAGAAGGCCCCACCCCACCGTGCACGTGCCACGAACACGGACACGGACACGGACACGGACACGGACACGGACACGGCCACGGCCACGGCCACGGACACGGACACGGCTGCGGCGCGCGTGGGGATTCCCTTCCTATCCCAAACCACTAGGGGAAGCACTTCAAGAAGTAAACAACACTTCCCTATATTTAAACAAGGAGAAAAGTTcattttctttccatgtgggacaAAACCCTTTTCTTTAAATACTCCACTTGAAAATGCCACTTTTCATTTCCACAAATGTGGGACTTTTTCACAATATGAAAAACACTCTTTCTTTGCATTGTTTCCAACATAGTGTACATGCATCAAAGCTACTTATACAGTTATGTATTGTATGGTTGATATGAAAAAAATATGAGAAGTGTAACTTCCTTAGAAGTGGAAGATCGTGGTGTACGTTGTTGGATTTGCAAAAAGGAAGTCACACTACTACTTCATGTAAAATGGAGAAAGTTACTTACCTTtatgatagagtataaaactaattttGGGGCTTCAACCGGGTATGAGGAGGCCTATGCTGCATCCACACTTCAAGTCCAAAGAACTTTCATGTGAGGgggcgtgatagagtataaaactaatcttggagCTTCAACCATCaacttaagcttttggttgagttggtcttTTGACTCCCTTTAGATAAGTGGAACTTCCCATATTCCATCAAATAACATTTTTTATTACACAAACAATGCATGTCATCATCTATTTCAAGAACAAATTATTCCCTAAACCTAAAACATCAACTTCCCACCAACATAATCTATTTTGCATTTGGCATGTCTTCCTACCAAGTTTGTTTTGTAGAATTTCGTTTGACTTTTAAGAATTGGTAAAACATGAGGGAGACGTTGAAAAGGACATTAGGGGTACTAGATCGATGGATAGAGTCAATTAATTCCCTTTGGTACTATTCCCTCCTTGCTACGGagaatatatttatttattgttcGACAACGCTTTCATGACATTATTCTTATGCATTGATGATCACTTCCAAGCTTAGCCTTATACAAGTAGTCTACTTTACCGTtacagcgcgtctcctgtgagaccagtcacaccatcaacttgatggtgtgacgagcgcgaaaccaatagcgtacctcccctaaaactataaaaaaaaagtaacagacctaaactatagaagtaacatacataaactaaaaaagtacctcctctaaaattatatatataaaaaaaaagtaacatgtctaaactatagaagtaacatacctaaactaaaaaagtacctcatctaaaattattaaaaaaaagtaacatgtctaaactatagaagtaacatacctaaactaaaaaaaatacctcctctaaaattattaaaaaaaaaagtaacatgtctaaactatagaagtaacataactaaactaagaaggtatctcccctaaaactactccgtataaaaaaaagtaacatgtataaactatagaagtaacatacataagctaaaaaaagtacttcgtctaaaattataaaaaaaagtaacatgtctaaactatagaagtaacatacctaaactaagaaggtatctcccctaaaattactccgtataaaaaaagtaacatgtataaactatagaagtaacatacctaaactaaaaaaagtatctcctctaaaattatataaaaaaaggtaacatgtctaaactatagaagtaacatacctaaattcgcaagtgtaaactggtctcaccatcagttgatggtgaggacagtctcatataagaatttgggttaccgttattatttgcacaaatataaAGACAAATAAGATAAGTGTATAAAAAGATTGGTAAatataatctaatatacatatataaaggaggcatatttgctgaaagattagagcgccacctaggattactaatggtttcggccaatgaaaaataagatttcaatttctttttgaattaaaaaaatcaagtgccacgtagataattaattaggtgtcacgtagatattttaattaattaattactaatatatacaactccatcgaaaagcaaacactctaataattaaaaaataatcgattgcaacgtagataattaattaggtgccacgtagatattttaattaattaattaattactaatatatagaactccatctaaaatcaaacactctaataattaaaaaatgattctagaataaaattcatccaaaatcaaacaataatctaaaataaaataaataaaattcaattcaaaatcaaacattaatccaatattagagcgccacgcagaaaaatctaatggtccggccaatgaaaaataagatttaaaaattaatatcgaattaaaaaagtcg
This Spinacia oleracea cultivar Varoflay chromosome 6, BTI_SOV_V1, whole genome shotgun sequence DNA region includes the following protein-coding sequences:
- the LOC110778110 gene encoding cucumisin-like; amino-acid sequence: MASTRLFPYYSYIILSLTICLLWLNAPMSQAHQHHRKTYIIYMGDRTYSNHISAKDFYLGMLSTILEGVPSKHTSEYLLYTYENFQGCVAKLTKKEAKKASRIKGVVSVFPNRKSHLHTTRSWDFMGFPENVERSMMESDVTIGVFDTGIWPESESFRDEGFGPPPSKWKGYCQTCHDNFTCNNKIIGARYFRANGEFTEDDIVSPRDTDGHGTHCASIAAGEAVKKASLLGLGHGTARGGVPSARIAVYKICWADENCWGADILAAFDAAISDGVDIISLSVGGDALPFFQDATAIGAFYAMKYGILTSSAAGNEGPGLYTVGNYAPWLLSVGASTMDRKFTTQLQLGNGMSLEGVSLNTFDDKSFPLIYGGDAANTSSENSSYARYCYPDSLDRTLVKDKIVLCDYFRDGEEPFLAGAAGMIIHDILPLDDPSSFPLPASDLRVDDAERVLSYTRNLASTPIGTIKRSVQVKDTSAPKTVSFSSRGPSLFSPGILKPDLTAPGVNILAAYSPIAPVSSVKSDQRSVPYNMVSGTSMACPHATAVAAYVKSFHPTWSEAAIKSALMTTAIPMSSAKNDEAELAYGSGHINPLKAKDPGLVYDIDVGDYVKFLCSQGYDEITIGYITGETSCCQGNGTNWDLNYPSIALPTSLGPFETVFTRTVTNVGSPYSTYKAIVTMPKDQAIVIKVHPSVLSFKYVGQKLSYTVRVYGTIGRRALMSASLVWDDGQHQVRSPIVVFNLS